Proteins encoded together in one Psychrobacter sp. 28M-43 window:
- the msrA gene encoding peptide-methionine (S)-S-oxide reductase MsrA has translation MQTIVLGGGCFWCTESVFLSVKGVQSVVSGYMGGDAVSANYEAVCGGDTGHVEVIKVEFDETTVPLEVILDVFFATHDPTTMDRQGNDVGSQYRSVVFYTEDSQKPTVDRTINKLRDMGVNVVTEVHPAVEFYQAEDAHQDFFNRNPGQAYCNFAIPPKLAKLRKEFSKYMVS, from the coding sequence ATGCAAACAATCGTATTAGGCGGTGGCTGCTTTTGGTGCACCGAATCCGTCTTTTTATCCGTGAAAGGCGTGCAGTCTGTCGTTTCAGGCTATATGGGCGGTGATGCGGTATCAGCCAACTATGAAGCCGTATGCGGTGGTGACACTGGACACGTCGAAGTCATTAAGGTTGAGTTTGATGAGACGACCGTCCCGTTGGAAGTCATCCTCGACGTATTTTTTGCCACACATGATCCCACCACGATGGATCGTCAAGGCAATGACGTTGGCAGTCAGTATCGCAGCGTGGTCTTTTACACCGAAGACAGTCAAAAACCAACGGTCGACCGCACGATCAATAAACTGCGTGACATGGGCGTTAATGTCGTCACAGAAGTACATCCTGCCGTTGAGTTTTACCAAGCGGAAGATGCGCATCAAGACTTCTTCAACAGAAACCCAGGACAGGCTTATTGTAACTTTGCGATACCGCCAAAACTTGCCAAACTGCGTAAAGAATTTAGCAAATATATGGTTAGTTAA
- a CDS encoding DUF2788 domain-containing protein, producing the protein MFAIAASTVTSWGLYVLLPIFIAFLFFIMWDISKKSDAGRAGTFWIFLALGAGSVGFILKIVMEVAFKKWLI; encoded by the coding sequence ATGTTTGCTATTGCCGCCAGTACTGTCACCAGTTGGGGACTGTACGTCTTGTTGCCGATATTCATCGCTTTCTTGTTTTTTATTATGTGGGATATCTCTAAAAAGTCTGATGCTGGGCGCGCTGGTACTTTTTGGATATTCTTAGCACTTGGTGCAGGTTCTGTTGGTTTTATTCTAAAGATAGTCATGGAAGTCGCTTTCAAAAAATGGTTAATCTAA
- the cmoA gene encoding carboxy-S-adenosyl-L-methionine synthase CmoA has translation MSRPMSQSQPAIIKHDTLFDKPFTTPLDKAARFSFDEQVVACFPDMIRRSVPGYGQVLAMLPIFARRHCKYRQQSDSGQRVSRIYDLGCSLGAASMTLAGEFDPQDLQIKAIDISPAMTTEATTLLSENYPEHDIEVITADIRDVELEPCDMVILNLTLQFLPAADRVAVLEKIYAALSEGGILVLTEKTHAFDEQYDAWLVERYYDFKRANGYTEMEISGKRNALENVLITDTLDEHHARLDQVGFKRHLTWFQFLNFVSIVAFK, from the coding sequence ATGAGTCGCCCCATGAGCCAATCCCAGCCTGCCATTATCAAACATGATACCCTTTTTGATAAACCGTTTACCACGCCATTAGATAAAGCGGCGCGTTTTTCTTTTGATGAGCAAGTGGTGGCTTGTTTCCCCGATATGATTCGTCGTAGCGTACCCGGTTATGGTCAGGTATTGGCTATGCTGCCCATTTTTGCCCGCCGTCACTGCAAGTATCGTCAGCAGAGCGATAGTGGTCAGCGCGTTAGCCGTATTTATGATTTGGGCTGCTCGCTTGGTGCCGCCAGTATGACGCTAGCGGGTGAGTTCGACCCACAAGACTTGCAGATTAAGGCGATTGATATTTCGCCCGCGATGACGACCGAGGCCACGACGTTATTGAGTGAGAATTATCCTGAGCATGATATCGAAGTCATTACTGCAGACATCCGCGACGTTGAGCTTGAGCCATGCGACATGGTGATTTTAAATCTGACGCTACAGTTTTTGCCAGCAGCCGATAGAGTTGCGGTACTAGAGAAAATTTACGCCGCATTAAGTGAAGGCGGTATATTAGTATTAACGGAAAAAACCCACGCCTTTGATGAGCAATACGATGCGTGGTTGGTTGAGCGTTATTACGATTTCAAACGTGCCAATGGCTATACCGAAATGGAAATCAGTGGCAAACGTAATGCGCTAGAAAACGTGCTGATTACGGATACGCTAGATGAGCATCATGCACGGTTAGATCAGGTTGGCTTTAAGCGTCATCTAACGTGGTTTCAGTTTTTGAACTTTGTCTCTATTGTGGCGTTTAAATAA
- the cmoB gene encoding tRNA 5-methoxyuridine(34)/uridine 5-oxyacetic acid(34) synthase CmoB — protein sequence MLNDTITHAERELYLTLLELSQQYPSAYEWLTRLPTWLGDIKDKANYAHAPAYQASVARLPSLTVNHFDLNSDTLTIEADLNESQRKQTTALLKQLMPWRKGPFQIGGQIGDDESGIKIDTEWHSDWKWQRVAPHLSRLDGRRVLDVGGGSGYHGWRMAGAGADTVIIIDPSCLFYHQFMAIRHFVGAADAHETGRYRTHYIPVPLEALPEHSQLFDTVFSMGVLYHRQSPFEHLQQLRGQLVKGGELVLETLVIEGDAKTVLVPHDRYAQMNNVYFLPSVAALTGWLEKAGFSDVRCVDVAVTSTEEQRQTEWMTYHSLADFLDPNDSTKTVEGYPAPMRATLIAKK from the coding sequence ATGCTCAACGACACAATCACGCACGCCGAACGCGAACTATATTTAACCCTATTAGAACTATCTCAGCAGTACCCAAGTGCTTACGAATGGCTGACGCGACTGCCAACATGGTTAGGTGATATAAAAGATAAAGCTAACTATGCGCATGCACCTGCTTATCAAGCATCTGTGGCGCGTTTACCAAGTTTGACGGTCAATCACTTCGATCTCAATAGTGATACATTGACGATTGAGGCAGATCTAAATGAGTCTCAGCGCAAACAAACAACGGCGTTATTAAAGCAGCTGATGCCGTGGCGCAAAGGGCCTTTTCAGATTGGCGGTCAAATCGGCGATGATGAGTCAGGTATTAAGATCGATACCGAGTGGCATAGTGATTGGAAATGGCAACGTGTTGCGCCGCATTTGAGTAGGCTAGATGGTCGGCGTGTATTGGATGTGGGCGGTGGCTCTGGTTATCATGGTTGGCGTATGGCTGGCGCAGGGGCGGATACCGTCATTATCATTGATCCATCGTGCTTGTTTTACCATCAGTTTATGGCGATTCGTCATTTTGTTGGCGCAGCAGATGCTCATGAGACGGGCCGCTATCGTACGCATTATATTCCTGTCCCACTTGAAGCATTGCCTGAGCATAGCCAACTGTTTGACACCGTATTTAGTATGGGTGTGCTCTATCATCGCCAGTCACCGTTTGAGCATTTACAACAGCTGCGCGGGCAGTTGGTTAAAGGCGGTGAGCTGGTGCTTGAGACGCTGGTGATTGAAGGTGATGCCAAGACTGTACTGGTGCCGCATGACCGTTATGCTCAGATGAATAACGTCTATTTCTTGCCATCGGTGGCGGCATTAACTGGTTGGCTAGAGAAAGCAGGATTTTCAGATGTGCGCTGCGTCGATGTAGCAGTCACCTCGACTGAGGAACAACGACAAACCGAGTGGATGACCTATCATTCGTTAGCAGACTTCTTAGATCCTAATGATTCGACTAAGACCGTCGAAGGGTATCCTGCTCCCATGCGTGCAACTTTGATTGCAAAAAAATAG
- a CDS encoding DUF1499 domain-containing protein, whose product MKMIVSLMSVTAILLVALAGPLYKFGVVELGTAFAGFKFGLFAGIAALVLLAIQLLFKRNTASIGSALASAVLAATAIAIPLSMMNTVKNVPPIHDISTDLVNPPEFVKIAPLRADAPNPVEYAGAGVAEQQRTAYPDLQTLTYTQSKPELIKAAKQAIENLGWELVNIDVDKGIIEATETTAWFGFKDDVIIRVTDNDSERLVDVRSKSRVGQSDLGKNAARVHKLIDELNSVLAK is encoded by the coding sequence ATGAAAATGATAGTCAGTCTAATGAGTGTAACTGCTATTCTGCTAGTTGCTCTGGCGGGCCCATTGTATAAGTTTGGCGTTGTAGAATTAGGCACTGCATTTGCGGGGTTTAAATTTGGGTTATTTGCTGGTATCGCAGCATTGGTATTGTTAGCTATACAGCTATTATTTAAACGCAATACAGCCAGTATTGGGAGCGCACTAGCCTCAGCCGTACTTGCTGCTACTGCCATAGCTATTCCGCTTAGCATGATGAATACGGTCAAAAATGTACCGCCTATTCACGATATTTCTACCGATCTGGTGAATCCGCCTGAGTTTGTCAAGATTGCTCCACTACGTGCAGATGCACCAAATCCCGTAGAGTACGCAGGTGCAGGAGTGGCTGAACAACAACGTACTGCCTACCCTGACTTGCAGACATTGACCTATACTCAATCGAAGCCTGAACTGATCAAAGCAGCCAAACAAGCCATAGAAAATTTAGGGTGGGAGCTAGTCAATATTGATGTAGACAAAGGCATCATCGAAGCAACAGAGACGACTGCTTGGTTTGGCTTTAAAGATGATGTGATCATTCGTGTGACTGATAACGATAGCGAGCGCTTAGTTGATGTTCGTAGTAAGTCACGAGTTGGACAGAGCGATTTGGGCAAAAATGCGGCGCGGGTTCATAAGTTGATTGATGAACTGAATAGTGTGCTAGCCAAATAA
- the tmpT gene encoding thiopurine S-methyltransferase has product MNPEFWQKRWQEGRIGFNQSMVNPLLTEYIDHLDLAAGSRVFVPLCGKSIDMVWLATQGYDVVGVELVETAVQDFFAEQNIEPTVYQQADNPAIRYYQGQLSGQTITLWVADIFALAAKDIGSIDAVYDKAALIALPDDMRVRYSEQVRKLSSDTSKVNGANNEITPQLLLTLNYDQRKRNGSPFSINANQLEQYYSAHYQISELASVPSSIGSAPDITVTEQVWLLSNK; this is encoded by the coding sequence ATGAACCCTGAGTTTTGGCAAAAACGTTGGCAAGAAGGTCGCATTGGATTCAATCAATCTATGGTCAATCCATTATTAACTGAGTATATTGATCACTTAGATTTAGCAGCGGGTAGCCGTGTCTTCGTTCCGCTTTGTGGTAAATCTATTGATATGGTTTGGCTAGCGACGCAAGGCTATGACGTGGTGGGCGTTGAATTGGTCGAAACAGCCGTACAAGATTTTTTTGCTGAGCAAAACATCGAACCTACCGTCTATCAACAGGCAGACAATCCAGCGATTAGATACTATCAAGGCCAGTTGTCGGGACAGACCATCACTTTATGGGTCGCTGATATTTTTGCACTGGCCGCTAAAGATATTGGTTCTATTGATGCAGTATATGATAAAGCGGCATTAATCGCCCTACCAGACGATATGCGTGTGAGATATAGTGAGCAAGTGCGGAAACTTAGTAGCGATACCAGTAAAGTTAATGGTGCTAACAATGAAATAACACCGCAGCTTTTACTCACGCTAAATTACGATCAGCGTAAAAGGAATGGATCACCCTTCTCTATTAACGCCAACCAATTAGAGCAGTATTATAGCGCTCACTACCAAATCAGTGAGCTAGCAAGCGTGCCTTCTTCTATAGGTTCTGCACCTGATATCACCGTCACAGAACAGGTTTGGCTATTGAGCAATAAATAA
- a CDS encoding DUF1176 domain-containing protein: MKMSAALMMATIGSLSLPAMAGYGTPSEGWGFVQDDWQVVCDNTHTCRVAGYSSDASIDKPASVLFTVSPKITTPKAQIQLASKASKDKAELWLNNKNYGVLQPNKEDSLLYDLSAEQTQALLDHARVATKIEIRVGDNYWQISDKGMSAVLLKLDDVQGRVGTPIALVSKNNPNRQRPKAALPKPIIKKAFVYSAKDNKTLAPSKLAYFQKNIDKWVDINAEQLIGSKDIMGDCELINPKTETYQRMSEYGSTMLGWDFIPIDDSYTLAAHSCWLGAYNSSNGYWLIDNAKPSKPTLITTAGNDYFDGEISAIHKDRGIGDCWNRTAWTWNGEIFAKSKESSTGMCRGFAGGAWDLPTYVSQVIGNNAKAQ, translated from the coding sequence ATGAAAATGTCAGCTGCTTTAATGATGGCTACGATCGGTTCGCTATCGCTACCTGCTATGGCAGGATACGGCACACCGTCTGAAGGCTGGGGATTTGTACAAGACGACTGGCAAGTGGTTTGTGATAATACGCATACTTGCCGAGTGGCTGGCTACTCAAGCGACGCCTCAATAGATAAGCCCGCCTCAGTGCTATTCACCGTATCGCCAAAAATTACCACACCAAAGGCGCAAATTCAGCTGGCATCAAAAGCGTCCAAAGATAAGGCTGAGCTGTGGCTAAACAATAAAAACTATGGTGTGCTGCAACCCAATAAAGAAGACAGTCTACTATACGACTTGTCAGCCGAGCAGACGCAGGCCCTGCTTGATCATGCTCGTGTCGCGACCAAGATAGAGATTAGAGTGGGCGACAACTACTGGCAGATTAGCGATAAAGGCATGTCAGCAGTGTTGCTCAAACTAGACGATGTACAAGGTCGGGTAGGGACACCGATAGCATTGGTCAGTAAGAATAATCCAAATCGTCAACGTCCTAAAGCAGCTCTACCAAAACCAATCATTAAAAAAGCATTTGTGTATTCAGCAAAAGATAACAAAACACTTGCTCCATCAAAGCTGGCGTATTTTCAGAAAAATATTGATAAGTGGGTCGATATTAATGCTGAGCAGCTTATAGGGTCCAAGGACATAATGGGCGATTGTGAGCTGATTAACCCAAAAACTGAAACATATCAGCGGATGTCAGAGTATGGCTCTACGATGCTTGGTTGGGACTTTATACCGATTGATGATAGCTATACATTAGCCGCGCATAGTTGCTGGCTAGGTGCTTACAATTCCAGTAACGGCTATTGGCTCATTGATAATGCAAAACCTAGCAAGCCTACCCTTATCACGACAGCAGGAAATGATTATTTTGATGGTGAGATTTCCGCCATTCACAAAGACCGAGGCATTGGTGACTGCTGGAATCGTACTGCATGGACGTGGAATGGTGAGATATTTGCTAAGAGCAAAGAGTCTAGTACGGGAATGTGCCGAGGTTTTGCTGGTGGGGCGTGGGACCTACCAACGTATGTGAGTCAGGTCATAGGGAATAACGCTAAGGCTCAATAG